A single region of the Candidatus Protochlamydia amoebophila UWE25 genome encodes:
- a CDS encoding YifB family Mg chelatase-like AAA ATPase, producing the protein MPLSRIQCLSLHGLEAIPVEVEVDVIKAEKLNLVIVGLPDTAVRESKDRVLTAIKNSGFEIGSIYCTVNLAPGNLKKEGAIYDLPIAIGLINSLGLIKNRDTHRDYLIVGELGLSGQLRPITGALAIAMLARELGKKGILLPAANAPEAAAVRGIAIYSIENLKEAVHFLQDPSSYKPLAFSNPFQLSRLIPSVDFKDIKGQAHVKRALEIAAAGGHNILLSGPPGCGKTMMAKALIGIMPDLTWEESLEVTRVHSISGLLKEGQHVITERPFRSPHHTISYAGLIGGGTYPRPGEVSLAHQGILFLDELPEFSRTVLEVLRQPLEDKKVTISRASGKFTFPTSFMCVAAMNPCPCGYLGHPDKPCKDSIAQIEKYQSKISGPLKDRIDMHIIVPPVKYQDLLETTTHETSCTIRSRVIKARESQSERLGQGRTNSSLSTAELNKYCLLTSTSTVLLKSAIESFGLSARSCERIIRLARTIADLAFSSQIEDTHLLEAINFKTSN; encoded by the coding sequence ATGCCTTTATCCCGTATTCAATGTTTATCTTTACATGGCTTAGAAGCCATTCCTGTAGAAGTTGAGGTGGATGTCATCAAAGCCGAAAAACTCAATTTAGTCATTGTTGGGCTTCCTGATACAGCGGTTCGTGAATCTAAAGATCGCGTGTTGACAGCAATTAAAAATTCGGGATTTGAAATCGGATCAATTTATTGCACTGTCAATTTAGCTCCCGGTAATTTAAAAAAAGAAGGGGCTATCTATGACCTTCCTATTGCGATTGGCCTCATCAATTCATTAGGACTTATAAAAAATCGCGATACACACAGGGATTATTTAATTGTAGGAGAACTTGGATTAAGTGGACAATTACGCCCGATCACGGGTGCCTTAGCCATTGCCATGTTAGCTAGAGAATTAGGAAAAAAAGGAATTTTATTACCAGCAGCCAACGCCCCAGAGGCTGCTGCCGTAAGAGGAATAGCTATTTATTCTATTGAAAATTTGAAAGAAGCGGTTCATTTTCTTCAAGATCCAAGCTCTTATAAGCCCCTTGCTTTTTCCAATCCTTTTCAACTGTCTCGTCTCATTCCTTCTGTTGATTTTAAAGATATCAAAGGACAAGCACACGTCAAAAGAGCTTTAGAAATTGCGGCGGCAGGAGGACATAATATTTTGCTGTCCGGTCCACCAGGATGTGGAAAAACAATGATGGCAAAAGCCTTAATTGGAATTATGCCTGATTTGACATGGGAAGAATCTTTAGAAGTGACTCGGGTTCATTCTATTTCAGGTTTACTTAAAGAGGGCCAACATGTCATTACAGAGCGCCCCTTTCGTTCCCCACACCATACCATCAGCTATGCTGGCTTAATAGGAGGTGGGACCTATCCACGACCTGGAGAAGTTTCTTTAGCTCACCAAGGAATTTTATTTCTAGATGAACTTCCTGAATTTTCACGCACTGTTCTCGAGGTATTAAGGCAACCTTTAGAAGATAAAAAAGTAACGATAAGTCGTGCAAGTGGAAAATTTACTTTTCCTACAAGCTTTATGTGCGTGGCAGCCATGAATCCTTGTCCATGCGGTTATTTAGGACATCCAGATAAACCTTGCAAAGACTCGATTGCACAAATTGAAAAATATCAAAGCAAAATTTCAGGCCCTCTTAAAGACAGAATTGATATGCATATTATCGTTCCACCCGTCAAATACCAAGATCTTTTAGAAACAACAACGCATGAAACTTCTTGCACAATACGTTCACGAGTAATAAAAGCAAGAGAGTCTCAATCAGAACGTTTAGGTCAAGGAAGAACAAATTCTTCTTTAAGTACCGCAGAATTAAATAAGTACTGTTTATTAACTTCAACAAGTACAGTTCTTTTAAAATCTGCAATTGAAAGTTTTGGATTATCAGCCAGATCCTGTGAAAGAATTATTCGTTTAGCTCGAACCATTGCAGATCTGGCCTTTTCCTCTCAAATCGAGGATACGCACCTTTTGGAAGCCATTAATTTTAAAACGTCTAATTAA
- a CDS encoding DUF455 family protein, producing the protein MELREWAHSILASDTLEGKLAHPSVLTDCEPGLPFIWSEPVRPPGMSFTKRTKEEKLPPFHDHHDPDKRAICLHRFAGHELLAVEIMAFTLLAFPDAPKNFRKGLMNTLREEQGHVQLYMTRMSQMGIQFGDLPLYKHFWNHIPYIHSPLHYISLMSLTFEMANLDFAPMYGKSFAHFGDDLSAQLMATILKDEISHVGFGWHWLRRLKNKDDNEWDAWEKTLATTLLNPKRAKGFVLHSENRQKAGIPQDWIQKFQAM; encoded by the coding sequence ATGGAATTGCGTGAATGGGCTCATTCAATTTTAGCCTCAGACACCTTAGAAGGCAAACTGGCTCATCCTTCCGTTCTAACGGATTGTGAACCAGGCTTGCCTTTCATTTGGAGCGAACCTGTTCGTCCTCCTGGCATGTCTTTTACAAAACGGACGAAAGAAGAAAAACTTCCCCCATTTCATGATCATCATGACCCTGATAAACGAGCCATTTGTTTACATCGCTTTGCGGGTCATGAACTATTAGCTGTGGAAATCATGGCTTTTACGCTCCTTGCTTTTCCTGATGCCCCAAAAAATTTTCGTAAAGGGTTAATGAATACACTTCGAGAAGAACAGGGTCATGTTCAGCTTTATATGACACGAATGAGTCAGATGGGAATTCAATTTGGAGATCTTCCTCTTTATAAACATTTTTGGAATCATATTCCTTACATTCATTCTCCTCTTCACTATATTAGTCTCATGAGCTTAACATTTGAAATGGCGAATTTGGATTTTGCTCCTATGTATGGCAAATCATTTGCTCATTTTGGAGATGACCTATCCGCTCAATTAATGGCTACCATTTTAAAAGATGAAATCTCACATGTTGGATTTGGCTGGCATTGGTTACGTCGACTCAAAAACAAAGACGATAATGAGTGGGATGCGTGGGAAAAAACTCTTGCAACAACATTATTGAATCCAAAACGAGCGAAAGGTTTTGTTTTACATTCTGAAAATCGGCAAAAAGCCGGCATTCCCCAAGATTGGATTCAAAAATTTCAAGCCATGTAG